CGAGAGCAGTTTCGCCGAGCAGCCACGTGAAGACGTGGCGACAGCATCGGAAGGGGACGAGACGGCAGCTGCTGCCCCACGGGGCGGCACCGACGCAATGAATTCCACGACTGAAAGTGCCAGCAGTGGCCATAAAACGGAAAAGGAAGTTGCGGAGACTCGAGAAACTGTGGTGTCTTTCGTTTCAGCCACAGAGGAAGACGTTATGTTTGAGGGGATTGGGGTTGAGCGCACGTCAAGAGCCTCCGTGGCATCAGGTGAAAGTGTGTACGAATCTGGGGGGCCAGTGAAAGAATTCAACGTCGTTGTTCACCCCGATGAAATGGAACTTGTGTCTGCAGCAATCAGAAACGCAGCCAAGGCCCGTGCCGACGCTCAAGCGGCCGGAGCTTCATCCGCCACGCTAATGGAGGGGTTGCACCGTCATGTGGAAGACACGGTTAGTTGGCTTCGTCGTTTGCGTTAGTGGGTAGGTGTTGGGTGAACATCCTCGCAGAGCTTCTGGGTGTTGATGCCGTGGCCTTGTTAAGCTCCAAAATTGTTTTCAAGAATCACGATAGCCTAACTAAGAGCCTGCCTTGTTTACTTTTCCGCCTTTCTTTCACCCCTCCCATTCTTTCAGTAAGTATGCCTCTGTCGTTTGGCGGTTGTGAAGGGAACTTCTGCATTATTCTGTCCTACATTCCCATCCTTTGAATTTTATCCATATTCGGTTCTCCTTGATTACCTCCCCCCTGAAATGGTGGACGGGAGATCCCCCTCCCCTGGtttatttctctttgttcccctcttcttccagTTGTGTGTTTTCGCTTTAACGTACAGCGTGATTGCGTGGGTATGTGTACGAAAGGACATTTGGGAGGCGGAAGAATTTGGGGAGGAACCGAGGCGCTGAAAAGGGTGATAGACGGTGGTGCCATCCGAGTGGTTGGTTTGACTTCGTTTTGAGCATAAAGCTCTTCTGACCACGGCGGTCCGTTGCGACTTTTTTCTAATGACGGGCCGATATATAATTAATATTTGATGGGCTGTGGAGGTGGTTCCGTACGCGTGGACGAACGTGAATACAAACAtacatgtttgtgtgtggtgtaACGAAGCGCATGAAGGGGAGGGGTGTCTTCAAAAGTTCCGCGGCACATTTAATGCAGCGGAGGGCGATTGTCAAGAGGGTGGtagcgtaaaaaaaaaaagatgcagcGGGGGCAACATTCACCTCGTGGATGTTTGTTGGTACCTGAAGAGGactgttgctttgttttccgTTTCGAGGCTGGGTCGGTGAGCCCTCGAGTTCCATCTTCTTTCAcgatctttttcttttttttttgtgtgtgtgtgtcttttttctttcctattttttttgttttttgttcagtCGGTGTGCTATTTATATCGTAGCGTCCAGCTTCTTTCGGTTCCGTCACAAGCTTCTGTTCTTTCCCTTAGTTGatatttcctcatttttattCTACTGATAAGGAGGGAACCATAATACAGAGGCCTGTATTTTCCTCAAAGTTTTCTCCCGCTCCATAGCGCTTCTCTTTGGcatatcttttttccctctatctttttctctttctttcttgacgTGCCTATCACTTTTGTACCTGTTTCCGACCTGCTCTTTGACATGCttccgtttccttttttccccctttctttttttttcttgttatttTCGCCACACATTTTTCATATCTTTGCGTGCATACGCGAACTCACAGATATTTATCCTTCCTTTATTGTTGTATCAAGGCTAAGCCCGAGGGACCCTGCAGTATTTAGGTTTTTAGATGAATTAAGCGTGTGTCTGTGCCCGTATCTCAGCttgtgagaagaaaaaaaaaagagcggaGCCAACGTCAAAGTTGTCGTCGAgcttcactttttgtttgattgaGTGACTGATTGATCATTGGTTAGAAGGCGCCAATACAATAAGAAAAGAGGATTATAAAGAAagttggtgaagaagaattaaagaaaaaaaaggaacagcaGACCGAAGTAGTAGCAAGATTATTAGCacaaggggggggggaagaactGAATAGTGGGAAATAGAGGCCTGTTATTTGTGTGGAAAGGTGACGAATTAGGCAAGCAAAGGAACTGCggcagtaacaaaaaaaaaaagtattcgCTCCCTTGTTGCACATATTCTCATACTAATACGGAGGGTGAGTGGCGAAACAGAAACTGGTGGGCATTTGTTTGGGCAGAGCGGCGCACGCAGCAGCTGAACGAACTTCATTGCCTCTTTACCGCCTCCTTCTTTTGAGTTCCGTGTACTGGTTGCGTACTTGACCATCAGTTGAGGAACGAACACAAATATCTCCTCTTATATAAGCATAGGATAGTGGAAAAGAGGCGCAGGTGAATAAGAGGGTTATCTACGGGGATTGACATTTGTTAACCTAACGAGCGGCATCGTTTGTGAGGCGTGCGATGTTACTGGATTTCGTCCTAAAGTACGTTAGAGGAACTCATCCAGCGGATTCTGAGGATGCGTCAAAAGAGGGTAGTCCCTCTGCGGCGAGTGCATATGGGGGAAAGGATAGAAAACACCATCCGCCTGCAGAGGGACACCGCTCACCGCCAGATGAAAATGTATCCGGTAATGAACAAGGGAGGGGGATTATGACTCTCTTACCAAAGGTTCCGTCTGCAGAATCAGTGCGCGATAAACCCTTCTACAGTAACGGCAGCGGTCATGGGGAACGAAGAGAACTTGATGGTCATGAAAAGGAATCATCAGTTGATGGGAAACACCGCCAGCACCGGTCCCACGTCCTGCCGTCCATGGATATGGATAGGGCCCCGTCTCAATTTTCGGCGAGCGGTAGCAGACAGCTGGAAGGACCTCACGGGGTTAATTGCGCCCAAGTAACTGAGCAGTCGCTAGAAGTACATGATCCTAACGACGGTGTAGACAGATGCCACGATAGGAGTGGGACAGGAACGGCCCACGATAATAACCGATTAGCTGCAGATCAAATCGGCTGTACGGCTACGGTTGCTGAGGAGCTGCGGGCTCATAGGTCAACTACACCCATTAAAATAGTAAATGCAGCTGCGCAGAATGTGGAGGACGATATTGACGATGACAATGAGGTTGTGGGGAACGCCCTAGTCAAACCTATGACCCCCCAAAGCTACTCCTCGCTAATGTTCAATAGCGACTTCAGAAAGCTGAACTATAAGGAAGACGACATCAAGCGCCGTATTGCAGTTGGCGAGGGCCGCTCATTACTTATACTTCAGAACAGGGGTGTTTCGTGTGACGCGTTGTCTGCGATTCCCGCACTAGAAAGGCACGTTAGCGACGCGCGGAGTTGCCCTGCTCGTAGCGTACAGTCCAGCGAGTGTGCTGGTGGTGTTCTAACCTCATCTCCGCGAAAGGAAGAGCCGCAACGGGAGAGAAACTTCCACAGCGAAAAGCGGCCCCCAACAGCGGACACGGATGGCCAAACAATATGCACGTGCGGGTTGACAGTGGGCTCATCACCAACAGAACAATTCTCCTGCCCCGGGGGAGCGGCTGAAGATTCTTTTAATCGTAAGACTTGCAAAATTCACGGCACCAATTTAGGTTGCCGAGCACATTCTTCCGAGCTTATAAGTGAATGGGTCAGCGAGTGTATACCTCCTGAGCCCGTGGAACTCATTAATGTGAACGCGGGACGTCCGCGTGTAAATGTGTTGAAGAAAGGCGTCATCAATTGTTGTGTCGCCGTCAGGAAGTCATTAGATGATGCAAAAATGATGCTTAACAACAAGTATGTCATATACTTTAGGTGGTGCCTTGGCGTGGGGTCTTCCTCTAAagtgtttctttgttataATCTTCATGAGAAAGCGTTCTACGCCATGAAGGTCTACAACCGTGGGAGGCTTAGACGTAAGGGTTTTGGGGCGAACTGCGCCTTGAACAATGTGCGGCGTGAAATTGATATAATGAAGAAGTTAAGGCATCCTAACATACTTTCACTTGTTGAGGTGATCGACGACCCCTTCAGCCGAAAAATTTATTTAGTCCTTGAGCTTGCCGAGAAGGGCGCTGTCATGACATTGGAAGGTGACGGCACTGTCGTGCCAAGTGTTAGTGGGGCTGCTCTGCCAGAAGAAGAAGTCGCACGGGCTATACGTAGCGTCGTGGAAGCGTTGATTTACGTCCATGACCTTGGTATCGTTCACCGTGATGTGAAGCCGCAAAATATTCTTCTGGATGCGGAGGAGTGTGTTAAACTCTCCGATTTTGGGGTCTCAATAATGGTGGATGGGTGTACCTCACCTGTTCCACGTGAGGGAACAGTGGCGTTTCTACCCCCCGAAATGTTAGCTTCGAGTGAGGTACGGGTTGCCCTCTCTGACGCGGCATCCCATAAAGACACTAGTATCGGGAGCACGAACAGCCATCAGGTGTGCTCAAGAATGAATGACGAACTGCCCGTAAAAACACTCCCGGAAGGTGAGAGAGAAGAGATTGGTAGTCTGCAAACGACCGACACGTCTGTGAGAACACAGAATGACAACGCTTCGGTTTCCGTTGGTAGTGAATGTAAACAAGTTGCGAGCACTGGTGTAGCTTCCTTATCGGGGAGCAATAACCCAGGTTGTGAAGTGTCTCCCTCAGACTGCGCAGGATTACCCGCATGTGATCCCACAGGTACTCCCGTGGCTGATTTCTTCAAGGCAGACGTCTTCGCCTTAGGTGTCACTACGTTTGTGCTTCTCATGGGCCGACTGCCATGGTTGGCCCGTAGCTCCCGCTCCCAGATGAAAGCGATCAACGCGCAGCCGGATCCCTTTGAAGAGCCGCTTCGGAAGGCATACGGGTGTCCCAGCGGAGAGGGCCTGAAAGGTCCGACACTCTGCAATCGGTCGCTTCATGGCTCCGAGCCCCCAGAGAGCAGCGCAATCTTTTTAGAGGGAACCACGGAACGG
The genomic region above belongs to Trypanosoma brucei brucei TREU927 chromosome 10, whole genome shotgun sequence and contains:
- a CDS encoding protein kinase, putative (similar to Myosin light chain kinase (EC 2.7.1.117) (MLCK). (Swiss-Prot:P25323) (Dictyostelium discoideum;) curated by M. Parsons, P. Ward, J. Mottram); this encodes MLLDFVLKYVRGTHPADSEDASKEGSPSAASAYGGKDRKHHPPAEGHRSPPDENVSGNEQGRGIMTLLPKVPSAESVRDKPFYSNGSGHGERRELDGHEKESSVDGKHRQHRSHVLPSMDMDRAPSQFSASGSRQLEGPHGVNCAQVTEQSLEVHDPNDGVDRCHDRSGTGTAHDNNRLAADQIGCTATVAEELRAHRSTTPIKIVNAAAQNVEDDIDDDNEVVGNALVKPMTPQSYSSLMFNSDFRKLNYKEDDIKRRIAVGEGRSLLILQNRGVSCDALSAIPALERHVSDARSCPARSVQSSECAGGVLTSSPRKEEPQRERNFHSEKRPPTADTDGQTICTCGLTVGSSPTEQFSCPGGAAEDSFNRKTCKIHGTNLGCRAHSSELISEWVSECIPPEPVELINVNAGRPRVNVLKKGVINCCVAVRKSLDDAKMMLNNKYVIYFRWCLGVGSSSKVFLCYNLHEKAFYAMKVYNRGRLRRKGFGANCALNNVRREIDIMKKLRHPNILSLVEVIDDPFSRKIYLVLELAEKGAVMTLEGDGTVVPSVSGAALPEEEVARAIRSVVEALIYVHDLGIVHRDVKPQNILLDAEECVKLSDFGVSIMVDGCTSPVPREGTVAFLPPEMLASSEVRVALSDAASHKDTSIGSTNSHQVCSRMNDELPVKTLPEGEREEIGSLQTTDTSVRTQNDNASVSVGSECKQVASTGVASLSGSNNPGCEVSPSDCAGLPACDPTGTPVADFFKADVFALGVTTFVLLMGRLPWLARSSRSQMKAINAQPDPFEEPLRKAYGCPSGEGLKGPTLCNRSLHGSEPPESSAIFLEGTTERTASQQMFSSSSCGRFLASNDADTLDHHVSRSSTKPDCTDWCNSGMSRVSREDEVGAQLLASSPTQCAIGGEWKDSKLLQSSEVGGSPRAHEEADGAQRSPYGHTNTSMRVCCGCRSSSNTATVPTTSFGSLSEAGKAPVSRENKPEFSAVSCFSQPNAAGEATPFRRTHSPSKFPLGRRSTSVFVSNNSSLHSWRIQEGHQPHAGDAVLNEDLEGSLTSDANFPLSAGREFTFPLCQHCATCNNTNNGPYTESGVGDTMSGEQTSGSKMEVPERRGLPETDTHKCISADAIEFVRSCLRINPMERSTMKELYEMPWLQKGR